In Candidatus Devosia phytovorans, the DNA window AACAGCCCTGCGGCACTACGATCTCTACGCCACGCCACGGCAATCCACGGCCGAGATAGCGCGGGCCGCTGGCGTGAAGCATGTCCTGCGGGTCAATTTCTTCGCCGACGAGGTGCTGCATCGCCCGCAGATACCGACGGCGGAGGAGCAAGCGCAGTTCGGATCGCCGGTGTCATTCGTGGGCAGCTGGTTTGCCGAGCGCGGGCCCTTCATGGAGACGCTGGCGCGGCGCGGCGTACCGCTCAAGGTGATCGGACAGCGCTGGGAGCGGGCGGATAATTTCGCCGCCTTCCGACATGTCGTCGTGCCCGGCTATCTCGACAGCGCCGCCTATTCGGCCGCCGTGCGCAGCGCCGAGATCGCCATCTGCATGCTGTCCAAGGGCAATCAGGACCTGCAGACCTCGCGCTCCTCGGAAATCCCGGCCATGGGCGTGGTGCTCTGCGCCGAGCGCACGGCCGAACATATGGCCATGTATGTGGAGGGAGAGGAGGCGCTGTTCTGGTCGAGCGCAGAGGAATGCGCCGATCTGTGTCTGGGCCTGCTGGCTGATCCGGCGCGGCTCGCGCGGATCGCGGCGGGGGGACGCCGGCGAGTGCTGACCAATGACAACTGGGCCGAGACGACTATGGAGCAGATCCTGCTGGCGGCGGTGGGCGAGGTGGCGCTTTCATGATCGGGTTGCTGGTCGGCGTGGAACTGGTGCTGCTGCTGGAGGCCAAGCGGCGCGTTTGCTCGTTGTCAGCTTTCGACCTGATCGGCGGCTATATCATGGCCTGCCAACTGGCCTATTATAGCGCGCAATTCGTGCCTGTCGTTGATATCGCGGCGCCTGGGCAATTGCGCAGCCATCTCTACGTCAACGACGAGGGCCTGCAGCTCTATTTCTGGATTTTCCTCTGCTGTTATGGCGCGACCCTTGGGCTTAGGGTTACCGAGCGAGCAGATGTGCAGGCTCTTGGCGGCGAGGCCATTGCCGGGGTGGAGCGCTGGCTGGGTCTGGTGCTGCTGGTCTGTGGCCTGTTGGCGCTCGTCAATGTCCTGTCCACCGACAGCGCGGCGCTCTGGTACAATCGCAGCTATCTGCTGCTCAGCTCCACGCGGGGGCTGGCAATCGCCAATGGCCTTACGGCCATGGTGCAGGAACTATCGCAGATCCTAGGCGTGGTCGCGGCCTTTAGTTTTGCCGTCGCGCTCTGGACGGGGCGGAGGGGGCTGGCTTTCGGCTTTTTCCTGATCCTTAGCTGGTATGTGCTGCTGGGCCTCGCCAATGCGGGGCGGGCGGCGGCGGTCTATGTCTTCGTTGTCGCGGCGGTAGCAGCGGTCATGCCGCGGCGGGGGCGCTGGCTGGTGGTGGGCGGTGTGGGCCTTGTGGCGCTGCTGTGCCTGCTGATGGCGCTGGGCGGCAGGATGACACGCGAGTTTGGTGTCTCGGTCATTCCGGACAATTTCGTCTCGGCCGTGCTCGCGGGGCCAAACCGGCTGCTGTTTGTCATCGGCAACCTGACGCAGGGCGTCTTTGTCACCAATGATGGTTTCGTGCTGCGGCCCCAGCATCCCGAGCTTTACAAGCAGCTTTCCTTTTCGCCCTTTCCCTCGGCGGTGGATGGCTTCGAGGGCATAAGGCGCATCCAGGAAATTCGCCTGCACAGCTATGTGCCGATGAGTGCGATCACCGAAGTGGTGGCCTTTGGCGGCGCCTATACCGTCGTGGCTTCGCTGATCCTGATGCTGGGCATCAGGCTTTCCATCATGGTGGCCGGGCGTGGGCATGTGCTGCTGTCGGTTCTGGCGGGTGCCTGGCTGTTCCTGGTGTTTGTGCAGGCCGGTGCCTATCCGCTGCGCAATGTATTCCGGCAGGAGCTGATCGGCGTGGCGCTGTTGGTGGTGGCGCTCTGGCTGCGTCCGGCAACGGCTGTACGTGAGGTGAGGGCGCCATGAGTGCACCGCGGCTTGATCTGGTAACCGGTTCGCTGTCGCGCCAGGGCGGTGGCGTGGCCGAGGTGGCGCGGCAGACGGGGCTTGGCCTTGTCGGAGAAGGGACATTCGACGTGCGGCTTGTCGCGACGCGGGACGGGGATCTGGACCGGGACCTCCACAATCTTGGGACGCTTGCCGTGCGGGCCTATCGCTTTTTCGGGCCGTCGACCTTCCGGATATCGCCGGGGCTGTTCTGGCGTGTGCTGACCAGTGATGCCGATGTCATGGCGGTGCATGGGCTGTGGGCGTTTCATGGCTTTGCCGTGCTGGCGTGGCACCTGCGGACTGGAAGGCCTTATGTCCTGGTGCCGCACGGCATGTTGGAGCCGTGGATCCTTCGGCGATCGCGAGGGCTCAAGCGTCTGGTGTCACTGCTCTATCAGGACCTGCTGCTGCATTGCGCCGCGGGCTTTCAGGTGCTGACGGAGGCGGAATCGCGGGATGTGCGCGCCCTGCTGCCCGCGGCGCATTGTGTGGCTATTGCCAATGCGGTGGGCCAGAACCAGCCGGAAGATGCCCTGCCGCAATGGCATGGCGAGGCCATGCGGTCGCGGCGGGTCTATCTGTTCTTCGGGCGGATCCATGACAAGAAGGGCTGGCTCGAGCTCTGCCTTGCCTGGCAGGTGCTGTGCCGGCGCGATTGCGGCTTTGCGGCACGCTCGCAGCTGGTGTTCTGCGGCTGGCTCGACCAGGTGGCGGATTTTGACCTGGCGGTCGCGGCGCTGAACGCCGAGTTCGGCAATGTCAGCCATGTCGGTCCGCAATATGGGCAGGAAAAGGCGCGGTCACTGCAGGCGGCACATGTCCTGGTGCTGCCCTCGAAAAGCGAGGGTCTTCCCGTGGTGGTGCTGGAAGCCTGGAGCCACGGCATTCCGGTGCTGATGACGGAGGCCTGCAATCTGCCGCAGGGTTTTGCCAGCGGGGCGGCGTTGCGGATCGGCGAAGATGCGCCTTCCGTGATCGAGGGGCTGGCGCAGGCAGATCGCTGGGACAAGTTTGAGATCGTCAGCATGTCGAAGGCGGCGCGTGCGCTGGTGGCGCAGGCATTTTCGCCTGCGGTCATTGCCGGCGAGATCAGTTCGTTGCTGCAGAGCGTGCTGGTGCGGTCGGGGCGGGCAACATGAGTGCCCCACTCGATGCGCGGGTCGCCAGACCGCTCGGGGGCGGCGCCAGTTTCAGCCTGCGGCATCGGCTGTTGCGGGCGCTCTGGGGCGTGACCTGGCTGCTGCTGGCGCGGTGGACGCCGCCCGTGGCGCGGCGCTGGCGTATTGCATTGCTCAACCTGTTCGGAGCCAGGGTCAGTTCCGAAGCCAATGTCTATGCATCGGTTGCCGTGTGGTATCCGCCCCATCTCAGCATGGATGGGGGGGCGACGCTGGGTCCGGGTGTGCAATGCTATTGCATGGACCGCGTCCACATCGGACGTGGTGCGGTGGTGTCACTACGGGCCTTCCTTTGTGGCGGCACGCATGATGTGGACGATGCTGACTTTCAGCTCGTGACCCGTCCGATCCACATCGGGGATCACGCCTGGATCGCGGCCGAGGCTTTTGTTGGGCCGGGCGTAACGGTGGGGCCGGGCGCGGTGCTGGGGGCGCGCGGTGTGGCGACCAGGGAACTCGATGCCTGGACCGTATATGTGGGCAATCCGGCCCGGGCGGTGCGCCGGCGCAAGCGGGTGGGCGCCTAGATGCCGGGGATTGCGGTTGTGATCCTGACCCACAATGAGGCGATCCACCTGTCACGGGCGCTGGACAGCGTCGCAAGCTTCGCGCGCTCGGTACATGTGGTGGATTCGGGGTCGGGTGATGGAACGGTGGAGATCGCCAAGGCGCGGGGCGCCGAGGTGCTGGTGCATGCATGGCGCAACTATGCCGACCAGTTCCAATGGGGCATGGACAATATTGACAGCGACGCCGACTGGATCCTGCGGCTCGATGCGGATGAAGTGATCGGAGCGGATCTGGCGGCGCGCTTCTACAGCGAGGTCAGCCAGCTTCCGGCAGAGGTTGCCGGCATCAATATCGACCGGCGGCATGTCTTCATGGGGCGCTGGATCCGCTTTGGCGGACGCTATCCTCTGACGCTGCTGCGCCTGTTCCGGCGCGGGCAGGGGCGGATCGAGCAGCGCTGGATGGACGAGCATATCGTGCTCGAAAGCGGCCGGACGGTGCATTTTGCCGGCAGTTTTTCGGACGTGAACCTCAAGGACCTGAGCTTTTTCACCGCCAAGCACAATGGCTATGCCACGCGCGAAGCGGTGGATATCATCAACCAGCGGCATGGCCTGTTTCCACGCGACATGGCGGTGACGGCGGGGAGCACGTCAGTTCAGGCGGGGTTGAAGCGCTTTATCAAGGAACGCGTCTACAATGCTTTGCCGCCGGAGCTTTCGGCGTTGGGTTATTTTCTCTACCGCTACCTGTTGCAGCTCGGTTTCCTCGATGGCCGGGAGGGGCTGATCTATCATGTGCTGCAAGGCTTTTGGTATCGCTTCCTTGTCGGCGCGAAAGTGGTCGAATACGAGCGGGAGCTGGTCCATTGGCAGACGCGCGCGGCCAAACTCGATCGCCTCACCGCGCTGACCGGGCTGGCGCTCACCAGCCCAGCGACGCCAGCCGCGCCAGCACCAGTTGCGCCACCGCATCCATCCCAGGACCTGTAAGATGCACGCCATCCTGCAGCAGGCTTGCCGGAACGGTGCCGGAGGCGACGTTTTCGGCATCGCCCGCGCCATTGGCGAGGGCCAGCAGCGTGGGCATGGGATCGATCATGCGGGTCCCATAGGCCGCGGCTAGTGCAGTGGTCAATGATCGGGCAGCATCGCGTTGCTCCACGCTCTGGGCGCTACGCAGGGCGGGAGCCAGGATCAGGAAGCGCTGGTGGCCGAGCGCGGCGATCATGGCGGCGTAGCGCGCCATGTCGCTGGCCAATGCGCCATAGCCATTGTTGTCGCCGTCCCAGAAGATCAGCGGCAGGTCACGCGGCGTGCCGGTTTTCGCCAATACGCGCGTCTGGCTCTGCTCCAGCGTCGAGCCGCCGATGCCGTCGTTGAGCGGATAACGGCGTCCGAGCCGTGCGATGGAGGCGGCGAGCCCCACGCCGGCCGAGCTGGCGATATAGCTGTCGCCCTCCAGCCAGAGATCATGGGGTGGTGTCGAGGCGGCGGTATTGGTCGCGACGTCCGGGGCAGGGTCTGGATAGATGGTGATGCGACGGATCTGCCCGGACCAGGGCAGGTTGGCACTGGCGCCGCGGCCGATGCGCATGGTGGTAACGGCGGGCAGCGCGGTAGAACTCACCGTAGCACCGCTGCCGGCGCCATTGGCGGCCCCGGCAAAATTCTGCGTCCGGACTGAATGGCTGGTGCGCAGCACCACGCCACGGCCCAGCGCCTGGGTGCCGATATCGGACAGCGTCGTGCCGGCAGCAATGACGAAAAGCCGGACGACCTGCGAGGCGCTGTCGCGCCGGGCGCGCAGGCAATTGGTCTCGCTGCCATCGTCGAGCGAATAGAGCACTTCATTGCCGGTCGGCTGCTCGGCCACAAGCGCATCGACTTGGATCTGTACCGTGGCGTCGGTCCAGGGGAAGCTGACCACGCCATCGGCCACCGCGCCGCCGATGGCTGCGAGGAATGCGGCGCGCGATCCATATTCGCGGCCGTCCCACCAGTAGCGGTCATTGGCAAAATCGAGGTCGAGCAAAGCGCCGCTCTGCCACCAGGCCCGCGCGCTCATCATGCCTGCACCAAGGCCCAGCGCGGCCACACCAATTGCTGCGCCCATGACTAGAGCAGCCCGACGAGAAAGCTGGCCGTGGTCGCCGCCAGCACTTTTCGCGCGCGCAGCGGCAGTATTGTGCCGGCCGGCACCGATTTCAGCGTGATCGCCGTGCCCCATGCCATCTCCACGCGGACGTCGCCGCCGCCACCGACATAAAGCGCCCGCGTGAGGTCACGCAGGTCCTGCGTGTCGCTGGGCGTGATCGCGAAGCCGTCAAGGGCCGGGCCGGTATCGCTGGGTTCTCTGCCTTCAAACTTGTCCATGTCGCTCTCCTTGCTGCCGACAAGGATAAGCGCGGGGCGGAGAGCGGGGAAAACTCTGCGCTAAACACCTCTGGCTGCCGCGATATTTTCAAGAAACCAGGCATAGGTCCGGGCTATGCCGGTTTCGAGGTCCAGGCTGGGCTGCCAGCCAAGATTGCGCAGCTTGTCAGCGCTCATCAGCTTGCGCGGCGTGCCGTCTGGCTTGGAGAGGTCATGGCGCATTTCGCCCTCGTAGCCGACCACGCGACAGACCATTTGCGTCAGTTCAAGAATGGAGAGGTCTGTCCCGGAGCCGACATTAACCTGCTCTTCGCCTGAATAGGCCTTGAGCAGGAAGACCAGTGCGTCGGCGCAGTCGTCTACATGGAGGAGTTCGCGCCGCGGCCTGCCGGTGCCCCAGACGGTGATGCCTGGCGCGCCGCTGAGCTTGGCCTCATGCGCCTTGCGGATCAGGGCGGGCAGGACGTGGCTCGACTGCAGGTCGAAATTGTCCCCCGGGCCATAGAGATTGGTCGGCATGGCCGAGATATAGTCTCGGCCATATTGCCGGCGATAGGCCTGGACCAGCTTGATCCCGGCGATCTTGGCCACGGCGTACCACTGGTTGGTCGGCTCCAGCGGGCCGGTGAGCAGGCTCTCCTCGGTGATCGGCTGGGGAGCGAACTTGGGGTAGATGCAGGACGAGCCCAGGAACAGCAGCCGTTCCACGCCATTGGCATGGGCCGCGGCAATCGTATTGGCTTCCACCATCAGGTTTTCATGGAGGAAATCGGCGGGCAGCGTGTCATTGGCGAGAATGCCGCCGACCCTGGCCGCCGCCATGACCACGACATCGGGCCGCATATCGCGCAGGAAGGCCTCCACCTCCGCTTGCCGCAGCAGGTCCAGCTCATCGCGGGTCGCCGTGATGAGCTGGCAATTCTCGCGCGCCAGCCGCCGTACCAGGGCGCTGCCCACCATGCCGCGATGGCCGGCGACCCAGACGCGCTTGCCATCAAGGGTATGACTCATCCTTCCACACTCACCGGCAGGTCGAGCCCGTGCAGCTTGAGCAGGGCCACGCGACGGGCCGCCTTGTGGTCGGCATGGACCATTTCGCGGCACATGTCGCGCGCGGTGGTCTCAGGCGTCCAGCCCAGCTGCTGTTTGGCCTTGCTGGGGTCGCCCAACAGGGTTCCCACTTCGGCGGGCCGGAAATATTTGGGGTCGATGCGGATGATGACGTCGCCGACATGGACGGCCGGGGCCAGATCGCCGGCGACGCTGCAGACCGCGCCGATCTCGTCCACGCCCGTGCCGGAAAAGGAGAGGGTGATGCCCAGTTCGGCAGCGGTCCAGGTGATGAAGTCGCGCACCGAATGCTGCACGCCGGTGGCGATGACGAAATCCTCGGCATGATCCTGCTGCAGCATCAGCCACTGCATGCGGACATAGTCGCGAGCGTGGCCCCAGTCGCGCAGGGAGTCGATATTGCCCATGTAGAGGCAGGGTTCGAGGCCCAGGGCGATATTGGCGAGGCCGCGGGTGATCTTGCGCGTGACGAAAGTCTCGCCCCGGCGTGGGCTTTCATGGTTGAAGAGGATGCCATTGCAGGCATAAAGCCCATAGGCCTCGCGATAGTTGACCGTGATCCAATAGGCATAGAGCTTGGCAACGGCATAGGGCGAGCGCGGGTGGAAGGGCGTGGTTTCGCGCTGGGGGATCTCCTGCACCAGGCCATAGAGTTCGGAGGTGGAGGCCTGGTAGAAGCGGGTCTTGCGCTCCAGCCCCAGGAAACGGATGGCCTCGAGCACACGCAGCGTGCCGGTAGCGTCGACGTCGGTGGTATATTCGGGCGCCTCGAAGGACACGGCCACATGGGACTGGGCGCCGAGGTTATAGACTTCGTCCGGCTCGATGTCGCGGATCAGGCGGATCAGGCTGGAGCTGTCGGTGAGGTCGCCGTAATGCAGCTTCATCCGCGCATCGCCGACATGGCGGTCCTCGTAGAGGTGGTCGATGCGCTGCGTGTTGAACAGTGAGGCACGGCGCTTGAGGCCATGCACCTCGTAGTTCTTTTCGAGCAGCAATTCGGTGAGATAGGACCCGTCCTGTCCGGTAATGCCGGTGACAAGGGCCACTTTGCGGGGCTGTGCCAAGGAACCAATACCCTGATCGGGCCGCGCAGGAGAGCTCGGCCACAATTGCCAAGAACAAAAAATAAAGCGTATCAAAACAATAGAGTAGGGCGGTGCCTCGAAATCGACCGGCGCCGCATGTAAGCATATCTCCTGATACGATTTGTGCAAGCAGCAGTGCTGGCAAGCCCATGCTGGCAAGCCCATGCTGGCGGCTTGACTTCTGCTCGGCGCGACGGCCAATTCGGCCCCACTATTCCGGAGGATGACTTGATGAATTATTGCCTGAAATCGCCAATGCTTGGCCTTGCGGCCACTGCACTGATGCTGTTGGCCGCCAATGTGTCGATGGCGCAGGACGAGGTTGCTGCGGACGGCGCCAGCCCACCGGCAAAACTGACGCTGGTGGCCGCAAACGGCGATCGGCTCGACTATAGGGTGAGCGACGCCTCCCTCTATCTATCCAGCAATCCCGGCTACGAAGGCGTAGCGCCAACCACCGACCTGTCACTATCGCTGTCGGCGATCACCCCTCTCAACGCCGAACTGCTGGAATGGGCCGCACAGACGGGCGCCAAGACCAAGGACGACTATGACATCGTGCTGACCGGCACGCTGGATGAGGACGGCACGCCGCGCGAGGTGCAGTATGAGATCAGCGGCGCGCTGGTCAATTCCTTCTCTACCTCGCTCTCGGTCTATGCGACGCCGAGCGTCTCGCTGTCGCTGACCGGCGGCAAGCTGGTAATGGATGGCATTGCGATGAACTGACCATCACCGGAAGGCGCCGTAATGGCGCTTTCCGTCCTCAATGGGTCGCGGAAGGGAGGATGGTGCCGGCAGCAGGGTTCGAACCCGCGACCCCCTGATTACAAATCAGGTGCTCTACCAACTGAGCTATACCGGCAGCGGTTTGCGTCTAGCATTGAGGCTAGGCGCTCGCAAGGGTTTGAGCGCTTTTGGCACAGCTCAGTTGTCGGACTTGTCCTGGCCCTTGTCGCTCTGGGTCGGCTGATCCTGCTTGCTGCCGCCGTCCTTGTTGCCGAGGTCGTCGATATTGTCGTCCTTCTGCTCGCCGGGCGTGGTTTCGAGCGGCGCGGGCTTGGACTTTTCGTGGGCCATTTCGGTCTCCTCTGCTGTGTGGGAAGGTCAACCATCGGGGCGGCCAGCGGTTCCGGCAGCGTATCTCCGGGCGGCTCGTAGAATTATTTTTCTCCGGCTTGGCAATGTGACGCGGTGTCCGCAATGGCGAAGGCTGTGGGTTTGGAGAGCGTTGCCGGCACGATTGAAATCGCCGCACAAATTTGCCCCGGGCGCCGGAGAGGCCTGTAATTCCGGCGGTTTCTGGCTTGATGGGCCGGGGCTCTGGCCGTAACCAGAGGCAAGGTTTGGGAGCCTATTTTTCCAGGAACCGGAACAGGAAGAGCTAAGTGGATCGCAACCGCCTGACGCATCTGCAAACCCTCGAGGCTGAGAGCATCGAGATCCTGCGCGAAGTGGCCGCCAGTTTCGAGCGGCCGGTGATGATGTATTCCATCGGCAAGGATTCCAGCGTTTTGCTGCATCTGGCGCGCAAGGCCTTCTTTCCCAGCAAGATCCCGTTCCCGCTGCTGCATGTGAACACGACCTGGAAATTCCGGGAGATGATCGCCTTCCGCGATGCCATGGCGGAAAAATACGGCTTCGACCTGATCAGCCACACCAATCCGGAAGGGTTGGCCAATGGCATCAACCCATTCGATCATGGATCGTCGCGTTTCACCGACATCATGAAGACCCAGGCGCTGCGCCAGGCGCTCAATGCCGGGCGTTATGACGCAGCGATCGGGGGAGCGCGGCGGGACGAGGAAAAGTCGCGCGCCAAGGAACGCATTTTTTCGCATCGCAATGCCAGCCATGCCTGGGACCCGAAGAACCAGCGGCCCGAACTCTGGCGCGTGTTCAATACGCGGCTCAATCCGGGCGAGAGCATGCGCGTCTTCCCGATCTCCAATTGGACCGAGCTCGACGTCTGGACCTATATCTACAAGGAAAATATCGAGCTGCCGTCGCTCTACTATGCCAAGAGCCGCCCCGTGGTGGACCGGCAGGGTACGCTGATCATGGTGGATGACGACCGCTTCCGCCTCGAGCCGGGCGAACAGCCGCGCCAGGAAATGGTGCGCTTCCGCACGTTGGGCGACTATCCACTGACCGGGGCCATCCGTTCCGACGCGGCGGATCTGCCGTCCATCATCATGGAAATGCAGGCGAGCCGGACCTCGGAGCGCGAAGGGCGGCTGATCGACAGCGATAGCGTCGGCTCGATGGAAAAGAAGAAGCAGGAAGGGTATTTCTGATGAGCTTCGCCCTTGCGACACCCGACACCGATATTGGTCTCTGGCTCGAACAGCAGACCGACAAATCCCTGCTGCGCTTTCTGACCTGCGGTTCGGTGGATGACGGCAAGTCGACGCTGATCGGCCGCCTGCTTTATGACAGCCAGCTCATTCTCGACGACCAGTTGGCGAGCCTCAAGAAGGAAAGCCACAATCGTCCCGTCGGTGACGAGGGGATCGATTTTTCGCTGCTGGTCGACGGGCTGACTGCCGAGCGCGAACAGGGCATTACTATCGACGTGGCCTATCGCTTCTTTTCGACCGACAAACGCAAGTTCATCGTCGCCGATACGCCAGGCCACGAACAATATACCCGCAATATGGCAACCGGCGCCTCCAATGCCGATCTGGCGCTGGTGCTGATCGACGCCCGCAAGGGCGTGCTGACCCAGACGCGCCGACACTCGTTTATCCTGTCGCTGATCGGGGTGAAACATGTGGTGCTGGTGGTCAACAAGATCGATCTCGTCGACTACGACCAGGCCACTTTCGACCGGATCGTTGCCGAATATCGGGCCTTTGCCGAGCCGCTGGGCTTCAAGACGCTGGCGGCGGTGCCGGTGTCGGCCCTGCGCGGCGACAATATCCTGGCAAAGAGCGAGCGCACGTCGTGGTTTGCCGGCACGCCGCTGGTGCCTTATCTCGAAACCATTGCAGTGGCGGAGGATCGCACGGCCGGCAAATTGCGCTTCCCGGTGCAATGGGTAAACCGGCCCAATCTCGATTTCCGCGGCTTTTCCGGCACGGTGGCGTCGGGCATCGTCACGGTGGGCGACGAGGTGCTGATTGCCTCCTCGCGCAAGCCGGCGGTGGTTAAATCCATTGTCACCATGGATGGCGAGCTGCGAACTGCCGTGGCAGGGCAGGCGGTGACGCTGGTGCTCGACCGCGAGGTGGATATTTCGCGCGGCGATGTTCTGACCCACGCTGGCGAGACCCCGGAATATTCCAACCAGTTCCAGGCGCGGCTGGTGTGGATGAGCGAAGAGCCGGCCTATCCGGGGCGGTCCTATCTGCTCAAGCTGGGCACGCAGCTGGTGCCGGCAACGATCACCGATCTCAAATTCCGCACCAATGTGAATACGCTGGAGCAGACAGCGGCGACCAAGGTCGATCTCAACGAGGTGGCAACCGTCACCATTGCCACCGACAAGCCGATCGCCTTCGATGCCTATGCCAGCAATGCGCTGACTGGCGGCTTTATCCTGGTCGATCGCATCTCCAATGCGACGCTGGGGGCGGGGACGGTGGAATTCGGCCTGCGCCGGGCGCAGAACCTGACCTATCAGGCGTTCGACGTGAACCGCGAGGTCCGAGCCCAGATGAAGGGGCAGGCGCCGCGCATCGTCTGGTTCACCGGGCTGTCCGGTTCGGGCAAATCGTCGATTGCCAACCTCCTGGAAAAGCGCCTGACCGCCGAAGGCAAGCACGCCTATATCCTCGATGGCGACAATGTGCGGCACGGGCTCAACAGGGATCTCGGCTTTACCGAAGCCGCGCGTGTTGAAAATATCCGTCGCGTGGCCGAAGTGGCCAAGCTGATGGCCGATGCCGGGCTGATCGTGCTGGTGTCCTTCATCTCGCCCTTCGAGAAGGAGCGGCGGCTGGCGCGCGAAATCGCGGGCGATATCAGTTTCGTCGAAGTCTATGTTGATACGCCGCTCGAAGTCTGCGAAGCGCGTGATCCCAAGGGGCTCTACAGGAAGGCCCGTGCCGGTGAGATCAAGAATTTTACCGGCATCGATTCACCCTTCGAGCCGCCGACCACGCCGGAACTGGTGCTGCATGGCGCGGAGCAGGAGACGCTGGTGCTGGCCAACCAATTGCACGACTGGCTGAAGATCTAAGGGGAGGGCGCCGCGGGCGCCCTTTTCATTCAGGGATGTGTCCCACTCGCGATTGATTCAACAGCGCGTTATCATAACAGATTTGCAACTGGCGCGATTGCCAGTCCATTAACGTTTCGCTAATGGCTCCGGACCAACGGTTGGTGTTGCCGAACATTGAGATTCGGTCGCCGGAGAGTGCGGAATGTTAGAAGTGGCGCTGGTCGTGTATGCGGCGATCGCGATGTTTTTCCTGCTGATGTCGCGCTCGGAGAAGCGCCGCACGGGTGAGAAGAATACGATCTCAGGTCTTGTGCTGAGCCTGGCCTGGCCCGGGCTGCTGATCGCGGTCGCAATCCAGGCCCTGGTCATCAAACTGCGCAACCCGTCCAGGCGCCGCGAAGCGCAGCGCCCGGTCAAGCTCGAAACGCAGAAGAGCAACTAGGCCCGGCCGAACTCGTCCTCGATGCGAATGATGTCGTCTTCGCCGAGATATGAACCGGTCTGCACTTCGATCAGCTCCAGTTCGATCTTGCCCGGGTTGGCCAGGCGATGCGTACAGCCCAGGGGCAGGTAGATCGACTGGTTTTCGCTCAGCGTCGTGATTGTGCCATCGACGGTCACTTCCGCTGTGCCGCGGACAACGATCCAGTGCTCGGCGCGGTGATGGTGCTTCTGGAGGCTCAGCTTCTTGCCGGGCTTGACGAAGAGGCGCTTGACCTGGAAGCGCTCGCCGGCCAGCACTGACGCATAGCCGCCCCAGGGGCGGTAGGCGGTCTTGTGGATTTCGGTGAGGTTGACCGTTGCCTTGTCGGCTTTCAGCACTTTCACCATGGCGCCAACCTTCTGCGCCTCGGAGAGCTTGCCGACATAGACCGCATCATTGGTGGCAATGACGGCGACGTCGTCGAGACCATTCACGGCGACATGGGCATGGTCGGTGACGACCAGCGAATTGGAGACGCTGTCGAGCGTCACCGAACCCTGGGTGACATTGTTGGCGTGATCCTGTTCGGCGCTCTTCCAGACGGCGTCCCAGCTGCCGAGATCGGACCAGCCAAAATCGACGGCGACGACGGCGGCCTTGTCGGTCTTTTCAAAGATCGCATAGTCGATGGAAATGTTGGGCGCCTTGGCGAAGGTCTCCTCGTCGAGACGGATGAAATCGA includes these proteins:
- the cysN gene encoding sulfate adenylyltransferase subunit CysN, which translates into the protein MSFALATPDTDIGLWLEQQTDKSLLRFLTCGSVDDGKSTLIGRLLYDSQLILDDQLASLKKESHNRPVGDEGIDFSLLVDGLTAEREQGITIDVAYRFFSTDKRKFIVADTPGHEQYTRNMATGASNADLALVLIDARKGVLTQTRRHSFILSLIGVKHVVLVVNKIDLVDYDQATFDRIVAEYRAFAEPLGFKTLAAVPVSALRGDNILAKSERTSWFAGTPLVPYLETIAVAEDRTAGKLRFPVQWVNRPNLDFRGFSGTVASGIVTVGDEVLIASSRKPAVVKSIVTMDGELRTAVAGQAVTLVLDREVDISRGDVLTHAGETPEYSNQFQARLVWMSEEPAYPGRSYLLKLGTQLVPATITDLKFRTNVNTLEQTAATKVDLNEVATVTIATDKPIAFDAYASNALTGGFILVDRISNATLGAGTVEFGLRRAQNLTYQAFDVNREVRAQMKGQAPRIVWFTGLSGSGKSSIANLLEKRLTAEGKHAYILDGDNVRHGLNRDLGFTEAARVENIRRVAEVAKLMADAGLIVLVSFISPFEKERRLAREIAGDISFVEVYVDTPLEVCEARDPKGLYRKARAGEIKNFTGIDSPFEPPTTPELVLHGAEQETLVLANQLHDWLKI
- a CDS encoding mannose-1-phosphate guanylyltransferase/mannose-6-phosphate isomerase; protein product: MTKIVPVILAGGQGTRLWPMSRAARPKQFLPLTGPTSLFQKTLDRVSDENVYAPAVVITNADYRFIVAEQAAELGIKLAGILLEPVARNTAVAIAAAAAFAVEHFGRDAILHVLPSDHDVTVDAGYWQAVHQAASAAETGQFVTFGIKPTYGETGFGYIKSSALVDHGVAPVERFVEKPNADRAAEMLAEGGYYWNSGMFIIGAASMLDEFLRLAPETLTAARDAVQKAKADLDFIRLDEETFAKAPNISIDYAIFEKTDKAAVVAVDFGWSDLGSWDAVWKSAEQDHANNVTQGSVTLDSVSNSLVVTDHAHVAVNGLDDVAVIATNDAVYVGKLSEAQKVGAMVKVLKADKATVNLTEIHKTAYRPWGGYASVLAGERFQVKRLFVKPGKKLSLQKHHHRAEHWIVVRGTAEVTVDGTITTLSENQSIYLPLGCTHRLANPGKIELELIEVQTGSYLGEDDIIRIEDEFGRA